Proteins co-encoded in one Sus scrofa isolate TJ Tabasco breed Duroc chromosome 14, Sscrofa11.1, whole genome shotgun sequence genomic window:
- the IFIT3 gene encoding interferon-induced protein with tetratricopeptide repeats 3, translating into MSEVNKNSLEKILPQLKCHFTWNLPKEEHVWHDLEDRVCNQTELLNSEFKATMYNLLAYIKHLNGQNEAALEYLQQAEEFIQQEHTDQAEIRSLVTWGNYAWVYYHLGRLSEAQIYVDKVKQVCEKFSNPYSIECPELDCEEGWTLLKCGGKQIEKAKVYFEKALEEKPDNPEFSSGLAIAMYFLNGKPAQQSSVDILKEAIELSPDNQYIKVLLALTLQKMNEEAEGEELVVEALEKAPRQTDVLRSAAKFYRVKGDLDKAIELFLTALESTPNNGYLYHQIACCYRAKVKQLLDAGESEASRNREIIEELRKYAKDYVNKAIEKGLNPLYAYSDSTELLEIGECHQTAFSKELPSTEAQQLHQRSCNSQEYHEKSEDTAAQQSLENLSINTKSTEKEKMKYQLQNGAANQLPQSAPNSWYLRGLIHKMNGDLLQAAACYEKELGYLLRNSPSGIGSIFQPASELEEGTEEMDQGADGSTLRELPDPGADRDRKERKGTESQGAWNSG; encoded by the exons ATGAG TGAGGTCAACAAGAATTCTCTGGAGAAGATCCTTCCACAGCTGAAATGCCATTTCACATGGAACTTACCTAAGGAAGAACATGTCTGGCATGATCTAGAAGACAGAGTGTGTAACCAGACTGAACTTTTAAACTCTGAGTTCAAAGCGACAATGTACAACTTGTTGGcttacataaaacatttaaatggtCAAAATGAGGCTGCCCTGGAATACTTACAGCAAGCTGAAGAGTTTATCCAGCAAGAACACACTGACCAGGCAGAAATCAGAAGCCTGGTTACCTGGGGAAACTATGCCTGGGTCTATTATCACCTGGGAAGACTCTCAGAAGCTCAAATTTATGTAGACAAGGTGAAACAAGTATGTGAGAAGTTCTCAAATCCTTACAGTATTGAGTGTCCGGAGCTTGACTGTGAAGAAGGATGGACACTGCTAAAGTGTGGaggaaaacaaattgaaaaggcAAAGGTGTATTTTGAGAAGGCTCTGGAAGAGAAACCCGACAACCCAGAATTCTCCTCTGGACTGGCCATCGCGATGTACTTTCTGAATGGCAAACCAGCGCAGCAGTCCTCCGTGGATATTCTCAAGGAGGCCATTGAGTTGAGCCCTGACAATCAGTATATCAAAGTTCTCTTGGCCCTGACATTGCAGAAGATGAATGAAGAAGCTGAAGGGGAAGAGTTGGTTGTAGAGGCCCTGGAAAAAGCTCCTCGCCAAACAGATGTCCTCCGCAGTGCAGCCAAATTTTACCGAGTAAAGGGTGATCTAGACAAAGCTATTGAACTATTTCTAACGGCACTGGAATCCACACCAAACAATGGCTACCTCTATCACCAGATTGCATGCTGCTATAGGGCAAAAGTCAAACAACTTCTGGATGCAGGAGAATCTGAAGCTAGCAGGAATAGAGAGATAATTGAAGAACTACGGAAATATGCCAAGGACTATGTGAATAAAGCTATTGAAAAGGGACTAAATCCTCTGTATGCATATTCTGATAGCACTGAGCTCCTGGAAATAGGAGAATGTCATCAGACAGCTTTCAGTAAGGAGCTCCCTAGCACTGAGGCGCAACAACTTCATCAGCGCTCTTGCAACTCTCAGGAGTATCACGAGAAGTCTGAAGACACTGCAGCCCAACAGTCTTTAGAAAATTTGTCCATAAACACGAAATCAACtgagaaggaaaagatgaaatacCAACTACAGAATGGAGCTGCAAATCAGCTTCCACAAAGTGCACCAAATTCATGGTATCTCCGAGGATTAATTCACAAGATGAATGGAGACCTGCTGCAAGCAGCCGCATGCTATGAGAAGGAACTGGGCTACCTACTAAGGAACAGCCCTTCAGGCATAGGCAGCATTTTCCAGCCAGCATCTGAGCTGGAAGAAGGCACTGAGGAAATGGACCAGGGTGCAGATGGCTCTACTCTCAGGGAGCTTCCTGACCCTGGGGCTgacagagacaggaaggaaaggaaaggaacagagagTCAGGGCGCCTGGAATAGTGGCTGA